The proteins below are encoded in one region of bacterium:
- the bioB gene encoding biotin synthase BioB, which translates to MIDERLTKIALLVIKGLDLGIDDALYLTQTPLFELLFWANYLREKFKDKKIDTCSIINAKSGKCSEDCKFCAQSALYQTQILTHPLVEEKKILAEAHQAKLDGAKRFGIVTSGRKLNSKEIERVCQAIKSLNQEGEILPCASLGKLTLEYIHFLKEVGLKRYHHNLETSEDFFSKLCLSHSHAERVETIKLVKEAGLEVCSGGIFGVGETWQDRINVAFKLRELRVDSIPLNFLNPISGTPLSSIERIAPFEILRIIALFRFIHPQRDIRLGGGRDVNLRDLQAWMYYAGANGVMIGNYLTTSGRPPEEDLRFIKDFELEVGLERKD; encoded by the coding sequence ATGATTGATGAAAGATTAACAAAGATAGCTTTATTAGTTATAAAAGGTCTTGATTTAGGGATAGATGATGCTCTTTATTTAACTCAAACTCCTTTATTTGAACTTTTATTCTGGGCAAATTACCTTCGGGAAAAATTTAAAGATAAAAAGATTGATACTTGTAGCATTATCAATGCCAAAAGTGGTAAATGTTCCGAAGACTGTAAGTTTTGTGCTCAATCAGCTCTTTATCAAACCCAAATTCTTACGCATCCCTTAGTAGAAGAAAAAAAGATCTTAGCAGAAGCACATCAAGCAAAGCTTGACGGAGCCAAGAGGTTTGGCATCGTAACTAGTGGTAGAAAGCTTAACTCAAAAGAGATAGAAAGAGTCTGCCAAGCTATCAAATCTCTAAATCAAGAAGGTGAAATTCTTCCTTGTGCTTCTTTAGGCAAGCTCACTTTGGAATATATTCATTTCCTTAAGGAAGTAGGCTTAAAAAGATATCATCATAACTTAGAAACTTCAGAAGATTTTTTTTCAAAGCTTTGCTTGAGTCATTCTCATGCAGAAAGAGTAGAAACTATTAAATTGGTAAAAGAAGCAGGACTTGAGGTTTGTTCAGGTGGCATTTTTGGGGTAGGAGAGACATGGCAGGATAGGATTAATGTTGCTTTCAAGTTACGAGAGTTAAGGGTTGACTCTATTCCCTTAAATTTTCTTAATCCTATTTCTGGTACTCCTTTAAGTAGTATAGAGAGAATAGCTCCATTTGAGATATTACGAATAATTGCCCTCTTTAGATTTATTCATCCTCAAAGAGATATCAGATTAGGTGGCGGGCGAGATGTTAACCTCAGGGATCTTCAAGCCTGGATGTATTATGCTGGAGCTAATGGAGTGATGATTGGAAATTACCTCACTACCTCAGGAAGACCACCAGAAGAAGATCTTAGGTTCATCAAAGACTTTGAGCTGGAAGTGGGTCTAGAGAGGAAAGATTAA
- the larE gene encoding ATP-dependent sacrificial sulfur transferase LarE → MEIKEKIEQVEVLLKKMGSVLVAYSGGVDSTLVIEIARRTLGEKVLAVTAKSPLYSTEELKVAKAMAKKLKVAHLIIEGDELNIPGFVDNPKNRCYLCKKELFEKLFQIAAKYKLSYVLDGSNVSDISDFRPGRQAAKELGVCSPLEEVGLTKDEVRQVSKMMGLSTYHKPSSACLASRFPYGKQISFETLKMVEKAEEYLRRLGIWQVRVRHYENLCRIEVERQDLPILLAKQGRIVDKFKKLGYIYVTLDLAGYRSGSMNEE, encoded by the coding sequence ATGGAGATTAAGGAAAAGATAGAGCAGGTAGAAGTTCTTCTCAAAAAAATGGGTAGTGTTTTAGTAGCTTACTCTGGTGGGGTAGATTCTACACTGGTCATTGAGATAGCTCGTAGGACATTAGGAGAAAAGGTATTAGCAGTTACTGCTAAATCTCCTCTTTATTCTACAGAGGAGCTTAAAGTAGCAAAAGCTATGGCAAAAAAATTAAAAGTAGCTCATTTGATAATCGAAGGAGATGAATTAAATATCCCTGGTTTTGTTGACAATCCTAAAAATAGATGTTATCTTTGTAAAAAAGAATTATTTGAAAAACTTTTTCAAATAGCTGCCAAATACAAGCTTTCTTATGTTTTAGATGGCTCAAATGTTTCTGATATTTCTGATTTTCGACCAGGTAGGCAAGCAGCTAAAGAGCTTGGTGTCTGCTCACCTTTAGAAGAAGTAGGCTTGACCAAAGATGAAGTGCGACAGGTATCAAAGATGATGGGTTTATCTACTTACCACAAACCTTCCTCAGCTTGTTTGGCCTCTCGGTTTCCTTATGGTAAACAAATTAGCTTTGAGACCTTAAAGATGGTAGAGAAAGCAGAAGAATACCTTAGAAGATTAGGTATCTGGCAAGTTCGAGTAAGACATTATGAAAATCTCTGTCGAATTGAAGTAGAAAGACAAGACTTGCCTATTCTTTTAGCTAAACAAGGGAGAATAGTTGACAAATTTAAGAAACTTGGCTACATTTATGTGACTCTCGACTTAGCAGGGTATCGCTCTGGAAGTATGAACGAGGAGTAA
- the mnmA gene encoding tRNA 2-thiouridine(34) synthase MnmA, translating to MAKRVVIAMSGGVDSSTAAYLLKEAGYEVVGITMDLLPSSCKIEKADSCCSLQAFPDAQDIADQLKIEYYLLDYKEEFEREVVRYFVNEYLNGQTPNPCVVCNAKVKFGLLLDKAKQLGADYLATGHYARVLKKDGRYVIEKGKDLTKDQSYFLYRLSQYQLKHLLMPLGEHKKEEVRKIAYSRGLKVYNKPESQEICFIPDNHYQEFIKKRLDKDQEPGLILDKSNKILGRHPGVAFFTIGQRKGLGIATGKPLYVLSIDSKKNVLVVGEEALLYRRELIAQEVNWIAMEKLTAEMEVMAKIRFLHKEAEAIITPILDGKVRIKFKEPQRAIACGQSVVFYQEGVITGGGVIGKEDTS from the coding sequence ATGGCCAAACGAGTGGTAATAGCCATGAGTGGCGGAGTAGATTCCTCTACCGCCGCCTACTTACTCAAAGAAGCAGGGTATGAGGTGGTGGGTATTACCATGGATCTTCTCCCGTCCAGCTGTAAAATTGAAAAAGCAGATAGTTGTTGTTCTTTGCAAGCATTTCCTGATGCTCAAGATATAGCTGATCAATTAAAGATTGAATATTATCTCCTTGATTATAAAGAAGAGTTTGAAAGAGAAGTAGTCAGATATTTTGTGAATGAGTACCTTAATGGTCAGACTCCAAATCCGTGCGTGGTTTGTAATGCCAAAGTAAAGTTTGGTTTATTGCTTGATAAAGCTAAACAATTAGGAGCAGATTATTTAGCTACTGGTCATTATGCCAGAGTCTTAAAAAAAGATGGACGGTATGTTATTGAAAAAGGAAAGGATCTAACCAAGGATCAGTCTTATTTTTTATATCGTCTTTCTCAGTATCAGCTAAAACATCTCCTTATGCCTCTCGGTGAACACAAAAAAGAAGAAGTAAGAAAGATAGCTTATTCCAGAGGGTTAAAAGTTTATAATAAACCAGAAAGTCAGGAAATATGTTTTATTCCTGATAATCATTATCAGGAGTTTATTAAAAAGAGATTAGATAAAGATCAAGAGCCTGGTTTAATTTTAGATAAAAGCAATAAGATATTAGGTAGGCATCCAGGGGTAGCTTTTTTTACGATTGGCCAACGTAAAGGATTAGGCATTGCTACAGGCAAGCCACTTTATGTCTTGTCTATTGACTCTAAAAAGAATGTTCTGGTAGTTGGCGAAGAAGCTTTATTGTATCGTCGAGAATTAATAGCTCAGGAAGTAAACTGGATTGCTATGGAAAAGCTGACCGCAGAGATGGAGGTTATGGCTAAGATTCGCTTTCTTCATAAGGAAGCCGAGGCTATTATTACTCCAATCTTAGATGGAAAAGTAAGGATAAAATTTAAAGAACCACAGCGAGCTATAGCTTGCGGTCAATCAGTAGTCTTTTATCAAGAGGGGGTGATTACAGGAGGAGGGGTAATTGGAAAAGAAGATACCTCTTGA
- the fdhD gene encoding formate dehydrogenase accessory sulfurtransferase FdhD produces MEAEVESFKITRIRLKEKEEVEDKVIKETPLTIFLNGEELVTLLCTPCQLIYLAIGFLAGEGFIKKKEDIKDISLDQERGIIKVEVEDSLELVKKSFAKRMITSGCGKGTIFYSINDVLGSSIIQSKMKLHYSEVLNLMREFQNSSLLFKKTGGVHSCALCQDGKILKFQEDLGRHNALDKVLGECFWEGVFTLDKLILTSGRITSEILLKVAKWEIPMIISHGAPTDLAIKLAEKLGLTLVGFVRGEKMNIYTYEERILI; encoded by the coding sequence ATGGAGGCAGAAGTAGAAAGTTTTAAAATAACGAGAATTAGATTAAAAGAAAAAGAAGAGGTTGAGGACAAAGTAATTAAAGAAACTCCCTTAACTATCTTTCTAAACGGAGAAGAATTAGTAACTTTACTCTGCACTCCTTGTCAGCTAATATATTTAGCGATAGGATTTTTAGCTGGTGAGGGTTTTATAAAGAAGAAAGAAGATATCAAGGATATCTCCCTCGATCAAGAAAGAGGTATCATCAAGGTTGAGGTAGAAGATAGTTTAGAGTTAGTAAAAAAGAGTTTTGCCAAAAGAATGATTACCTCAGGGTGCGGAAAGGGAACTATATTTTATTCAATTAATGATGTCTTAGGTTCTTCTATCATCCAGAGTAAGATGAAGCTTCATTACTCTGAGGTTTTAAACTTAATGAGAGAATTTCAAAATAGCTCTCTTTTATTTAAAAAGACTGGTGGTGTTCACAGCTGTGCCTTATGCCAAGATGGAAAGATTCTCAAATTTCAAGAAGATCTTGGTCGACATAATGCCTTAGACAAGGTTTTAGGGGAATGCTTCTGGGAAGGAGTTTTTACTTTAGACAAGCTCATCTTGACCAGCGGTAGGATAACTTCAGAAATCTTACTTAAGGTGGCAAAATGGGAAATTCCAATGATTATTTCTCACGGCGCTCCTACTGACTTGGCCATTAAACTGGCAGAAAAACTTGGCCTAACTCTGGTAGGCTTTGTGCGTGGGGAAAAGATGAATATTTATACTTATGAAGAAAGAATTTTAATTTAA